The following are from one region of the Segatella oris genome:
- a CDS encoding glycoside hydrolase family 3 C-terminal domain-containing protein, producing the protein MIKTIALTAMLAGYIGLQAQNQKPVYLNPKAPIEERVKDALSRMTLREKIAVIHAQGKFSSPGVPRLGIRQLNMDDGPHGVRAENDWNRWGEAGWTNDSIVAFPSLTCLTATWNTDLSALYGNAVSEEFAFRDKHIMLGPGTTIARTPLNGRSFEYMGEDPYLAGEMVVPYIRSAQQNGVACCLKHFFLNNQETDRFKVNVNVSKRAVNEIYLPAFKKAVQRGGVWTMMASYNKWLGVHCCQHDSLLNGILKRQWVFDGVVISDWGGVNDTWQAATGGLDIEMGSFTDGKLKESEFTYNDYYLARPFEQLLKAGKIPMSVLDDKVSRVLRTIFRTAMNPNRIIGNQCSEAHYDACRQIAEEGIVLLKNTRNLLPLDTKKYGKILVVGENATRSLTKGGGSSELKTLYDISPLEGLKALYGDKIDYAQGYESGGAHYDKIDTIPVAVQTQLRKEALEKARKADIILYIGGLNKNHLQDCENGDREDYNLSFGQNELIAGLAALKKPVVVITFGGNPYATPWIDNVGALVHCWYLGSESGTALANVLSGKVNPSGKLPITFAVKQNDYPCFAYGAEGFPGVNYEEYYREGIFVGYRHFDTRGIKARFPFGYGQSYTTFKYGRPTLSSRTIAPNGHLTLTVAVTNTGKRAGKEIVQLYIGDDKASVERPRKELKGFRKIALMPGETRTVTFDITTEDLQFFSEKEHRWVAEPGTFKAYVCASSEDVRGTAAFELR; encoded by the coding sequence ATGATTAAAACAATTGCACTTACAGCAATGCTTGCCGGCTACATCGGACTGCAAGCACAAAACCAAAAACCGGTTTATCTGAACCCGAAAGCGCCCATTGAAGAACGGGTGAAAGATGCGTTGAGCCGAATGACGCTCCGCGAAAAAATTGCCGTTATTCATGCACAGGGTAAGTTTTCGTCGCCCGGTGTTCCCCGCTTGGGCATTCGACAGCTGAACATGGACGACGGACCGCACGGCGTACGCGCCGAAAACGATTGGAACAGATGGGGCGAAGCGGGCTGGACCAACGACTCTATCGTAGCCTTTCCGTCGCTCACTTGTCTCACAGCAACTTGGAATACCGACCTCAGCGCGCTCTATGGCAATGCCGTAAGCGAAGAGTTTGCCTTTCGCGATAAGCATATCATGCTAGGTCCTGGTACCACAATAGCCCGTACACCACTGAACGGGCGCAGCTTTGAATATATGGGAGAAGACCCTTATCTGGCCGGAGAGATGGTGGTTCCTTATATCCGCAGCGCCCAACAAAACGGTGTGGCCTGCTGTCTGAAACACTTCTTTCTGAACAACCAGGAAACTGACCGCTTTAAAGTGAATGTTAATGTGAGCAAGCGCGCCGTGAATGAAATCTATCTTCCGGCCTTTAAAAAGGCGGTTCAGCGCGGTGGAGTATGGACGATGATGGCCTCGTACAACAAGTGGCTCGGTGTACACTGCTGTCAGCACGACTCGTTGCTCAACGGTATTTTGAAACGACAATGGGTCTTTGACGGAGTTGTTATCAGCGACTGGGGGGGCGTAAACGACACGTGGCAGGCGGCAACAGGCGGACTTGACATTGAGATGGGTTCGTTTACCGACGGTAAGTTGAAAGAGTCGGAGTTTACATACAACGACTATTATTTGGCGCGCCCGTTCGAACAGTTGCTCAAAGCCGGAAAAATTCCCATGAGCGTGCTCGACGATAAGGTATCGCGCGTGCTACGCACGATATTCCGCACAGCTATGAACCCCAACCGCATCATCGGCAACCAATGTTCTGAAGCCCACTACGACGCCTGTCGGCAAATAGCCGAAGAGGGCATCGTGTTGCTCAAAAATACCCGAAACCTGCTACCGCTCGACACAAAGAAATACGGCAAAATTCTTGTTGTGGGTGAAAATGCCACTCGCTCGCTCACCAAAGGCGGCGGTTCGTCTGAGCTCAAAACTCTTTACGACATCTCGCCACTCGAAGGTTTGAAGGCGCTTTATGGCGATAAAATTGATTATGCGCAGGGATACGAGTCGGGTGGAGCACATTACGACAAGATAGACACCATCCCTGTTGCCGTGCAAACACAACTGAGAAAAGAGGCCTTGGAGAAAGCACGCAAAGCCGACATCATCTTGTATATCGGCGGATTGAACAAGAATCACTTGCAAGATTGTGAAAACGGAGACCGCGAAGACTACAACCTATCGTTCGGACAGAACGAGTTGATTGCCGGATTGGCCGCGCTCAAGAAACCGGTTGTGGTGATAACCTTTGGCGGAAACCCTTACGCCACACCTTGGATTGATAACGTCGGCGCATTGGTTCACTGCTGGTATCTCGGTTCCGAGTCGGGAACAGCCTTAGCCAATGTACTCTCGGGCAAAGTCAATCCCAGCGGAAAACTTCCCATAACATTCGCCGTTAAACAAAACGACTATCCCTGCTTTGCTTACGGAGCGGAAGGATTTCCCGGCGTTAACTACGAGGAATATTACCGCGAGGGCATCTTTGTAGGCTATCGCCACTTTGACACGCGCGGTATCAAAGCTCGCTTTCCTTTTGGTTACGGACAAAGTTATACCACCTTTAAATACGGACGGCCTACCCTTTCATCGCGCACCATCGCACCCAACGGACACCTCACACTCACTGTTGCTGTAACCAACACAGGAAAAAGAGCAGGCAAAGAGATTGTGCAGCTGTACATCGGCGACGACAAAGCCAGCGTAGAACGCCCGCGAAAAGAACTGAAAGGCTTTAGAAAAATTGCACTGATGCCGGGCGAAACCCGCACGGTAACATTCGATATTACCACCGAAGACCTGCAATTCTTTTCAGAGAAAGAGCACCGTTGGGTAGCCGAACCCGGCACTTTCAAAGCCTATGTATGCGCTTCGTCTGAGGATGTACGCGGTACGGCTGCTTTCGAACTGCGCTAA
- a CDS encoding alpha-L-rhamnosidase C-terminal domain-containing protein, whose protein sequence is MAKKYRFILLLLILTLVQARATASATAKPAYWIAVPQTSAHDYGVYYFRKNLNLTQLPAAMRVEVSGDNRYELYVNGQLASAGPAKGDLHHWHYETVDLKPYLKPGNNVVAAMIINEGEKRALSLYTHRTAFYLHALDAIGAELNTDPSWLCIQDRGYQPLNTKVAAFMAVGPCDILNMHQHIAHWCDTTCDLSKWRPAQVLALPAYADRSYIYGYPSVWQLMPSTILQMERRMERMAKVRQSTLKLPKTFLNAPTSITIPAHTKATILIDNKQETNAYVHLAFGYGRDAEMSLTYSECLWDDTKGTKSNRNVVNGKLMRGVKDSIISNGKERQIYRTLSWRTYRYVQLTINTHDAPLTLYDLYGIFTGYPLQLASTFECQDKELERILQTGWHTARLCAWETYMDCPYYEQLQYLGDSRIQALITLFNSRDDRLVKSFLDMADWSRRPEGFTMSQYPSTMEQNIPTYSLIYILSLHDYMRYGSDLDFVRGKLSGVRQILDYFKTWQLPDGRLKETPGWNFIDWVAAWGDPGEGPKGSEGATATADLFLLLAYQAAADLESQLGMPAMAKLYETAAQRLAISIRSSYWNTTRGLFADDSNHRHFSQHTNALAILAKITKTDEITAIAHQLLEDKSLAPCSVYFSFYLNSALHAANLGDNYLQWLDIYRENIKQGLTTWAETSDLAHTRSDCHAWGAAPNIEVYRIMLGIESTSPGFASVRIAPHPGNCKQLSGSIPHPQGNIRVNYRLSGQTLKAVIELPEHVSGEFVWRGKIYPLHGGRNENNYE, encoded by the coding sequence ATGGCAAAAAAATATCGTTTCATACTCCTTTTACTCATTCTTACCCTTGTACAGGCACGTGCAACGGCATCCGCGACTGCTAAACCAGCCTATTGGATTGCCGTACCACAAACGTCGGCTCACGACTATGGCGTCTACTATTTCCGAAAGAACTTGAACCTGACGCAGCTACCGGCAGCCATGCGCGTAGAGGTAAGCGGCGACAATCGCTACGAGCTATACGTCAACGGGCAGCTGGCTTCGGCCGGCCCAGCCAAAGGTGATTTACATCACTGGCACTACGAAACAGTAGATTTAAAACCCTATCTGAAGCCGGGTAACAATGTTGTGGCAGCCATGATCATCAACGAAGGTGAAAAACGAGCACTCTCGCTATATACCCATCGTACAGCCTTCTATTTACATGCGCTTGACGCCATAGGAGCAGAGCTCAACACCGATCCATCATGGCTGTGCATACAAGACCGTGGCTATCAACCACTCAATACCAAAGTAGCCGCCTTTATGGCTGTAGGTCCCTGCGACATTCTCAATATGCATCAGCATATAGCTCATTGGTGCGATACCACATGCGACCTGTCGAAATGGCGTCCCGCACAAGTACTCGCCCTCCCCGCCTATGCCGACCGCTCTTATATCTATGGTTATCCATCTGTCTGGCAATTGATGCCCTCCACCATTCTACAGATGGAGCGGCGTATGGAGCGCATGGCAAAAGTACGACAATCTACCTTGAAACTACCCAAAACATTCCTCAACGCTCCAACATCCATTACTATTCCTGCCCACACCAAAGCTACCATCCTCATAGACAACAAGCAAGAAACCAATGCCTACGTACATCTCGCATTCGGATACGGTCGAGACGCAGAAATGTCGCTTACCTACAGCGAATGCCTGTGGGACGATACGAAGGGAACCAAGTCTAACCGCAATGTGGTAAACGGCAAGCTGATGCGCGGTGTCAAAGATAGTATCATTAGCAACGGTAAAGAACGGCAAATCTATCGTACACTCTCGTGGCGTACATATCGCTACGTGCAACTGACCATTAACACGCACGATGCCCCTCTCACTCTGTACGACCTTTATGGTATCTTCACCGGCTACCCCCTACAATTGGCATCTACATTCGAATGCCAAGACAAAGAACTCGAACGCATTCTTCAAACAGGATGGCATACGGCACGCCTATGTGCTTGGGAAACCTACATGGACTGCCCCTACTATGAACAACTGCAATATCTTGGCGACTCACGTATCCAAGCTCTTATCACCCTGTTCAACTCGCGCGACGACCGACTGGTCAAAAGCTTCCTAGACATGGCCGACTGGTCGCGCCGTCCAGAAGGTTTCACCATGAGCCAATACCCCTCTACCATGGAGCAAAATATCCCCACCTACTCGCTCATCTATATCCTCTCGTTGCACGATTATATGCGCTACGGGAGCGATCTCGACTTTGTCCGTGGTAAACTTTCGGGTGTAAGACAGATTCTGGATTATTTTAAGACATGGCAGTTGCCCGACGGTCGGCTCAAAGAAACACCTGGATGGAACTTCATAGACTGGGTAGCCGCGTGGGGAGACCCGGGCGAAGGGCCAAAAGGTTCGGAAGGTGCTACAGCCACAGCCGACCTATTCCTACTCTTGGCCTATCAAGCCGCTGCCGACTTGGAAAGCCAACTCGGCATGCCCGCCATGGCCAAGCTGTACGAGACTGCGGCACAACGTCTTGCTATCTCCATCCGTTCAAGCTATTGGAATACAACGCGAGGGCTGTTTGCAGACGACTCTAACCATCGCCATTTCTCGCAACATACCAACGCACTGGCCATTCTCGCCAAAATAACAAAAACCGACGAAATCACGGCCATCGCACATCAGCTATTAGAGGATAAGAGTTTGGCTCCATGCTCTGTCTACTTCAGCTTCTATCTCAACTCAGCTCTCCACGCAGCGAATCTTGGGGACAATTATCTCCAATGGCTCGATATTTACCGCGAAAACATCAAACAGGGACTCACCACATGGGCCGAAACTTCCGACCTCGCCCATACACGCTCCGACTGCCATGCATGGGGTGCCGCCCCCAATATTGAGGTATATCGCATCATGCTCGGTATTGAAAGCACTTCGCCGGGTTTTGCCAGCGTGCGAATAGCTCCCCATCCGGGCAACTGCAAACAATTGTCGGGCAGTATTCCGCATCCTCAAGGCAATATTCGTGTAAACTATCGACTTTCCGGCCAAACACTGAAAGCCGTGATAGAACTTCCTGAGCACGTAAGTGGCGAATTCGTATGGCGCGGCAAAATCTATCCGCTACATGGCGGCCGAAACGAAAACAACTATGAATAA
- a CDS encoding alpha-amylase family glycosyl hydrolase, translating into MVAMQSPKWLERAVFYQIYPSSYMDSDGNGIGDLQGIISKLDYIQSVGFNAIWLNPVFESGWFDGGYDIIDFYKIDPRFGTNTDMVMLIKEAHRRGIKICLDLVAGHTSNKCKWFQESAAGDANSRYSDYYIWTDSVSDAEKRDIELRKKEGENLFGARGNFVEANAPRGKYYQKNFFECQPALNYGFAHPDASHPWEQTPDAPGPQAVKRELLNIMAFWLGKGVDGFRVDMAASLIKNDPDGSAVRKLWKEINHWKDSNYPNSVLISEWSDPMQAIPAGFNIDFMIHFGVKAYIPMFFAKGTPWGDWDTHECCYFDRQGKGTLFPFIKNYTEAYEATKHQGYIALPSANHDFQRPNIGTRNTPDQLKVLITFLLTMPGVPFIYYGDEIAMKYQLYLPSKEGSGIRSGSRTPMQWTKGKNAGFSDCDSRQLYLPVDTEEGKLTVEAQEADTTSLLHYVRRLIRLRQSADAIGNTGDWLLVSDAKQPYPMVYKRSKGGSVYYVAINPSSRSVTAAIPLSKSGRVTQVLQTGHIRCHTSAATLQLKMKGISAVVLSEQ; encoded by the coding sequence ATGGTGGCCATGCAGAGTCCGAAGTGGCTGGAACGCGCTGTGTTTTATCAGATCTACCCATCATCCTATATGGACAGCGATGGCAACGGTATTGGCGATTTGCAGGGTATCATCTCAAAACTCGACTATATACAGTCTGTAGGGTTCAATGCCATCTGGCTTAATCCGGTATTCGAATCGGGATGGTTTGACGGTGGCTACGACATCATCGACTTTTATAAGATAGACCCGCGGTTCGGAACCAATACCGATATGGTGATGCTCATCAAGGAAGCCCACCGGCGTGGCATCAAGATCTGTCTAGACTTGGTAGCCGGGCACACCAGCAATAAGTGTAAATGGTTTCAGGAGTCGGCAGCAGGTGATGCCAACTCTCGCTACAGCGACTATTACATCTGGACTGACTCTGTGAGCGATGCCGAGAAGCGGGACATCGAGCTGCGCAAGAAAGAGGGAGAGAATCTCTTTGGGGCACGCGGCAACTTCGTGGAGGCGAATGCGCCGCGAGGCAAGTATTATCAGAAGAATTTCTTCGAATGCCAGCCGGCCCTCAACTACGGATTCGCCCATCCAGACGCCTCTCATCCGTGGGAGCAAACGCCGGATGCCCCGGGACCGCAGGCTGTCAAGCGCGAACTGCTCAACATCATGGCCTTCTGGCTGGGCAAGGGTGTAGATGGATTCCGGGTAGACATGGCGGCATCGCTCATCAAAAACGACCCCGACGGTTCGGCGGTGCGCAAGCTGTGGAAAGAAATCAATCATTGGAAAGACAGCAACTACCCCAACTCGGTGCTCATTTCAGAGTGGTCGGATCCGATGCAGGCCATCCCTGCCGGATTCAACATCGACTTCATGATACACTTCGGCGTGAAGGCCTACATCCCCATGTTCTTTGCTAAAGGCACCCCGTGGGGCGATTGGGATACGCACGAGTGCTGCTATTTCGATAGGCAAGGCAAGGGCACGCTGTTCCCTTTCATCAAAAACTACACCGAGGCCTACGAGGCGACCAAACATCAGGGCTACATCGCCCTGCCATCGGCCAATCACGATTTCCAACGCCCCAACATCGGTACGCGCAACACGCCCGATCAACTGAAAGTGCTGATAACCTTCCTGCTCACCATGCCGGGCGTTCCATTCATCTATTATGGCGATGAAATCGCCATGAAATACCAGCTCTATCTACCCAGCAAGGAAGGCAGTGGGATACGTTCGGGGAGTCGCACGCCGATGCAATGGACCAAAGGTAAGAACGCAGGATTCTCCGACTGCGATTCCCGACAACTCTATCTCCCCGTCGATACCGAGGAGGGAAAACTTACAGTGGAAGCTCAAGAGGCCGACACGACATCGTTGCTCCACTATGTGCGACGGCTCATCCGACTCCGCCAGTCGGCAGACGCCATCGGCAATACCGGCGACTGGCTGCTGGTAAGCGATGCCAAACAGCCCTACCCTATGGTCTACAAACGCTCCAAGGGAGGCTCTGTCTACTATGTAGCCATCAATCCATCCAGTCGGTCGGTCACCGCCGCCATTCCGTTGTCGAAGTCCGGCAGAGTAACTCAGGTATTGCAGACTGGTCACATCCGATGCCACACCTCAGCTGCCACGCTGCAACTGAAAATGAAAGGCATCAGCGCTGTGGTGTTGAGCGAACAATAA
- a CDS encoding AraC family transcriptional regulator → MQESKYLIANFRDTQWGLTVSTVGYEHIIPGEDYPTHGHADGYYFKVERGRILNEYQLLYITAGEGVFKSSSVEERRIKAGDFFLLFPGEWHTYHPSKNIGWQSYWIGFKGENMDARVKNGFLSPTKPVYHVGYMDRLEDLYHYALDTAQEEAVHTQRTLAGVVNLLIGMMYSLERNIELGKNQEHVNMVNRARKRIREALEENLTIQQIATDMGVSYSNFRKLFKEFTGVSPALYQQELRLQRAKELLSTTNLSVKQIAYKLCFDSPDYFSAKFKAKINLRPSEFREQTK, encoded by the coding sequence ATGCAAGAAAGTAAATATCTGATAGCCAACTTTCGTGATACACAGTGGGGACTGACGGTTTCTACGGTTGGCTACGAACATATCATTCCGGGAGAGGATTATCCTACTCACGGGCATGCAGACGGCTATTACTTCAAAGTAGAACGAGGACGCATTCTCAACGAATATCAGTTATTATACATCACAGCCGGCGAGGGCGTGTTCAAGTCTTCGTCGGTAGAGGAGCGAAGAATTAAGGCCGGCGACTTCTTCTTGCTGTTCCCCGGAGAATGGCATACATACCATCCCTCCAAAAACATCGGATGGCAAAGCTACTGGATAGGATTCAAAGGCGAGAATATGGATGCACGCGTAAAAAACGGCTTCCTCTCCCCTACCAAGCCCGTCTATCACGTGGGCTACATGGACCGTCTGGAAGATTTGTATCACTATGCGCTCGACACGGCTCAAGAAGAAGCCGTTCACACGCAAAGGACACTGGCCGGCGTGGTCAATTTGCTCATCGGCATGATGTATAGCTTGGAGCGCAACATAGAACTCGGCAAGAACCAAGAGCATGTCAACATGGTCAACCGAGCCCGCAAGCGCATCAGAGAAGCGCTGGAAGAAAATCTCACCATACAGCAGATAGCGACAGACATGGGCGTGAGCTATAGTAATTTCCGTAAACTGTTCAAAGAGTTTACAGGCGTCTCCCCCGCCCTCTACCAGCAAGAACTGCGCCTGCAACGAGCCAAGGAACTACTTTCTACGACAAATTTGAGCGTCAAACAGATTGCCTACAAACTATGTTTTGACTCTCCGGATTACTTCTCTGCAAAATTTAAAGCAAAAATAAATCTGAGACCTAGTGAGTTTAGAGAGCAGACGAAATAA
- a CDS encoding alpha/beta hydrolase, with translation MNQTTYIRFIKKQLFTLLFCLLAATTAQAQNTVRKIQVPLGNEGAQLFGYLPEKPTGRAVICCPGGAYESLAIDHEGHQWSAFFNPRGIAFFVLKYRMPRTNHIIPLTDAEAAMRLVRDSAAAWHINPADVGIMGFSAGGHVASTLSTHASAATRPNFAILFYPVITMKQPGTHLGSRHHLLGDKPDRKLIERYCNELQVRSGETPTTILFLTADDDVVPPIENGVAYYCAMQRAGNACTLHIYPIGGHGFGYLSSWRYHNNALYELNDWLTRLPAPTR, from the coding sequence ATGAATCAAACAACCTACATCCGCTTCATCAAGAAGCAACTTTTTACACTTCTGTTTTGCCTGCTGGCCGCTACGACGGCGCAAGCACAAAACACCGTACGCAAAATACAAGTTCCGCTCGGCAACGAGGGCGCACAGCTTTTTGGCTACCTGCCCGAGAAGCCTACGGGACGCGCAGTTATCTGTTGTCCGGGCGGAGCCTACGAAAGTTTGGCCATCGACCACGAAGGTCATCAATGGTCGGCCTTCTTCAACCCACGCGGCATTGCCTTCTTTGTGCTTAAATACCGCATGCCGCGCACCAATCATATCATTCCGCTGACCGATGCCGAAGCTGCCATGCGTCTTGTGAGAGATAGTGCCGCAGCATGGCACATCAATCCCGCCGATGTCGGCATCATGGGCTTTTCGGCCGGCGGACACGTGGCCAGCACCCTCTCAACCCATGCATCGGCTGCCACACGACCCAACTTCGCCATTTTGTTCTACCCCGTTATCACGATGAAACAACCCGGAACTCATCTCGGTTCGCGCCATCACCTTCTGGGCGATAAGCCCGACCGTAAGTTGATAGAACGTTATTGCAACGAGCTGCAGGTACGCAGCGGCGAAACACCGACAACCATTCTTTTTCTTACCGCCGACGACGATGTGGTGCCACCCATAGAAAACGGTGTGGCTTACTATTGCGCCATGCAACGCGCCGGTAATGCCTGCACGCTACACATTTACCCCATCGGCGGGCACGGCTTCGGCTATCTGTCCTCGTGGCGTTATCACAACAACGCTCTTTACGAACTTAACGACTGGCTTACCCGTCTACCTGCTCCCACGCGTTGA